In Streptomyces sp. Li-HN-5-11, the sequence GAGCTGCCCGGCGCGACGTGCGCACCGTAGAACACGGTGGGGATGTGGTTGCTGTGCGAACTGTCGTCCTCGTCGAAGGTGACGGCCAGGATGCTGTTGTGCGTCTGCGCCCAGGTCGCGTAGGCGCCGAGGTTGTTCTTCAGCCAGTTGTCGCCCGTCGTGATGGAGCAGTCGTGCATGTCGTCGCACAGGTTCGGGATGACGAACGAGACCTGGGGCAGGGTGGTGTAGTCCGTCGGGAACTGCGTGAAGGTGTGCGCCGTGTTGAGGGGGACGTTGCTGAAGGCGAACCACGGGTTGTGCTTACGGGCGTACTTGGTGGCGGAGTTGGTGCACACCGTGGAACCCTCCGAGGGCAGGCCCTCGTTGTAGCTGCCCCATGTCCTGCCGGCGGCGATGAGCTCGGAGCCGAGGTTCGCGGCACTGCTGAACTGCGGGGTGTAGCAGTTGTCGGTGGTGACGCCCTGGTTGTTCCCCGAGTACAGGTCCAGGTAGTTCGGCTGGCTGGGATGGGTGACGGCGTACGACTGGGTGAGGTTGGCGCCGCCGGCCTTCAGCGTGTTGTTGAGGTACGGGGCGCTCGTGCTGCCGATGACCTGCTCGTAGGAGTGGTTCTCGAGCACCACCACGACCACGTGGTCGGGGGCGGGGAGAGCGGCGGCCTGCGCGGCCGGGGCAGCGGCCCAGGTGCCGACGAGGGCGGCGGGGAGGGCGGCGACGAGGGAGAGCGCCCGGCGGGAGCGCTTGACGCGGGACAGCATGGACACGGTGGACCTCCTGTGTGAGCGGTGAGCGGGGAGGTTGTCCACTGACCAGGGCGCCTCTGATCAGGCGGTAGCAGCGTAGAGGCGCGCTCCCGGTACCTTCAGGTGTCCATGAGTGAAAAGCCGTCAAACTGCGGGAGACCGAGGCGGTTTCATGCTTCCCTCGCGTTCACCTGACGGAGGTTGCCCCGGACGGCGGTCACCCACAGCGGCAGGGATCGGCAGCGGACCTGGCGTGCTCGCCCACACAGGTGCGCCGCCCCACCCCCCGCAAGGGGTGAGGCGGCGGTGGTCCTCGGAGATGTCAGTTCGTCCCGAACGGGTCACCCAGCTCGACCCCGGTCCCGCCCAGGCCGCAGTAGCCCGCCGGGTTCCTGGCCAGGTACTGCTGGTGGAACGCCCGCGCCGGATAGAAGGGGTGGCGGGCGGCCGGAAGGATCTCCGTGGTGATCCCGCCGTGTCCGGCGGCGGACAGAGCCTGCTGGTAGCGGTCCCGGGTGCGCTCGGCCGCCGCCTGCTGCGCGGGGGAGTGGGTGAAGAGGACCGACCGCACATGGGTGCCCACGTCGTTGCCCTGCCGGAAGCCCTGGGTGGGATCGTGCGCCTCCCAGAAGAGCCGCAGCAGACGCTCGTACGGGACCTTCCGCGGATCGAACACGACCCGCACCGTCTCCGCGTGCCCCGTCAGGCCGGTACGCACCTCGTCGTCCACGGGGTGCGGGGTGAACCCGCCCTGAAACCCCGTCAGGGTGGTCCACACTCCCAGGGTCTGCCAGAACCTCCGTTCGGCGCCCCAGAAGCAGCCGAGGGCGAAGTCGCCGACCTCGAACCCTTCCGGATACGGCCCCTGCAACGGGGTCCCGAGAACGGCATGCATCTCGGGCACCTCGTACGCGGGTGCCGGCCGCCCCGGCGGAGCCTCCTCGGGCGTGGGCATCCGCAACTCCCGGCCTCGCACGAACGGCATGAGTACCTCCTCGGTCCGGACGAACGGCACGCCCCCGATTGTCGGTGCCGCAGGGCCACTTGAGGAAGCAGTCTCAGAGCCGGCTGTACGTGTCGATGTCCTCGGCGAACTCCTCGATCATCTGGGCGGTGAGCGTCGGCCGGGTGTCGGCGATCGCGGTCATGTAGTCCTCGGTGGTGGCCGGCCGGCCCTGGTGGTGCGTGACCTCGCGTTCGAACGCCGCCTGCGCGCCCTTGCGGGCGGCGAATTCGATGTCGGCAGGGGTGAACATCGCGCTCGCCTCGACCAGTCGGCCGAGGTCCACCGATTCGACGGAGGTGTTGAGATAGCGGGTCCAGATCGCCGCGCGGGCGGTGGAATCCGGCGGACCGATGGGGATGACGTAGTCGAACCGGCCAGGTCGCAGGAACGCCGCGTCGAGCGAGCGGACCGAGTTGGTGGCACAGGCCAGCAGCCGCGCGTCGTGCTCGCGAAAGACGGGGATGAGTTTGAGCAGTTCGTTCGTCACTCCGTGCCCGGGATCCACGGCCTTTCCGGAGCGCGCACCGGCGATCTCCTCCACCTCGTCGATGAAGAGCAGCACCGAGTCCAGTTCCGCCAGGTCCGCGAAGGCCTCCCGGAGCGCGACGGCCAGGCCCTCGCTCGTGTCGGCCGCGAGGCGGGAGGGGAAGAGTTCCACGAACGGCCAGCTGAGCCGCGAGGCCACCGCCTTGGCGAAACTGGTCTTTCCGGTGCCGGGCGGGCCGAACAGGATGACCGCCTTGGGCGGGGCGACGCCGTAGCGGTCCGCCAGCGTCGGCTCGGCCAGCGGAAGCACGACGCGGCGTTCCACGATCTGCTTCTCCCGCTCCATGCCCGCCATGGCGTCCCACAGCCCGTCGGGCAGCATGCGGCCGCCGAGCGCCGCGAGGACGTCGGCGTTGGCGGCTCCGGGCGGCTCGAGTTTCTCGTAGTAGGTCAGGTCGTCGCGGAACTGGTAGCCGGAGTTCTCCAGCGCCTTCGTCCCGGCGGCGCCGGCGGGCAGCAGCGCGCTGACGTGGCGCACGCCGAGCGCCCGCAGACGCCGTTCCAGCTCGGCGAGGAGGGCACTGCCGATCCCGCGCTCGCGCCACCGGGAGGCGAGCGCCACCAGGAGGATCCAACCGCGCTTGCCGGAGGTTTGCGCCACGGCCATGCCCACCAGCTGATCACCGACCACCGCGACCACCGCCGTCTGACCGGCCTTGGCCGCGGCCATCACCTCGGACACCGAGAACACCCGGTGCTCGTCGGCCAGGCGGCTCTGGTCCCAGATCTGGATGGCCTGGTCGAGATCGTCGTCGTGGTAGTCACGCAGATGCCAAGCGGGCACCGCCATCACCTCACCCACGGTGCGGGGAGTCCCATTCTTCCCTCCGGGGCGTTCCGTGACGACCTGGCCGCGGCCTGGCGCCGCCGTCACCACCCATGTCAGCGCACCTGAGCCGCAGGTCGCTCGTGGCGGC encodes:
- a CDS encoding GNAT family N-acetyltransferase — its product is MAVPAWHLRDYHDDDLDQAIQIWDQSRLADEHRVFSVSEVMAAAKAGQTAVVAVVGDQLVGMAVAQTSGKRGWILLVALASRWRERGIGSALLAELERRLRALGVRHVSALLPAGAAGTKALENSGYQFRDDLTYYEKLEPPGAANADVLAALGGRMLPDGLWDAMAGMEREKQIVERRVVLPLAEPTLADRYGVAPPKAVILFGPPGTGKTSFAKAVASRLSWPFVELFPSRLAADTSEGLAVALREAFADLAELDSVLLFIDEVEEIAGARSGKAVDPGHGVTNELLKLIPVFREHDARLLACATNSVRSLDAAFLRPGRFDYVIPIGPPDSTARAAIWTRYLNTSVESVDLGRLVEASAMFTPADIEFAARKGAQAAFEREVTHHQGRPATTEDYMTAIADTRPTLTAQMIEEFAEDIDTYSRL
- a CDS encoding alkaline phosphatase family protein, with translation MLSRVKRSRRALSLVAALPAALVGTWAAAPAAQAAALPAPDHVVVVVLENHSYEQVIGSTSAPYLNNTLKAGGANLTQSYAVTHPSQPNYLDLYSGNNQGVTTDNCYTPQFSSAANLGSELIAAGRTWGSYNEGLPSEGSTVCTNSATKYARKHNPWFAFSNVPLNTAHTFTQFPTDYTTLPQVSFVIPNLCDDMHDCSITTGDNWLKNNLGAYATWAQTHNSILAVTFDEDDSSHSNHIPTVFYGAHVAPGSSTSTHYNHYDTLRTLEDLAGLTTHAGAAAGASDITGIWN
- the msrA gene encoding peptide-methionine (S)-S-oxide reductase MsrA — translated: MPFVRGRELRMPTPEEAPPGRPAPAYEVPEMHAVLGTPLQGPYPEGFEVGDFALGCFWGAERRFWQTLGVWTTLTGFQGGFTPHPVDDEVRTGLTGHAETVRVVFDPRKVPYERLLRLFWEAHDPTQGFRQGNDVGTHVRSVLFTHSPAQQAAAERTRDRYQQALSAAGHGGITTEILPAARHPFYPARAFHQQYLARNPAGYCGLGGTGVELGDPFGTN